The Streptomyces sp. NBC_01276 genome contains the following window.
CTTGCCGTCGGGGCCGAGGCGGATCCCCGCGGTGCCGGTCGGGTTGCCCGGGGCCAGGACGAAGCCGAGGCTGTTCTCGCGGGCCGCCTTCCCCGCGCCGGGGCCGCGGAAGGCCATGTCCAGGGAGACGCTCAGCTGCTCGTCGAGCCGGTCGACCAGGTACGAGCGCAGCGCGAGGGTGGTGACGGTGCCGATGGCCGCCCCCACGACGGCGATCAGCGCCACCGCCGAGACGACGAGCCGGGTCCGCAGGGACCAGCGGCGGCGGAGCAGGGGCGGGCGCAGGGCCACTACTCGGCCGGCTTGATCAGGTAGCCGGCGCCGCGCCGGGTGTGGATCATCGGGGGCAGTCCGGTGCCGCCCTCCAGCTTCCGGCGCAGGTAGGAGATGTAGAGCTCGACGACGTTGGCCTGGCCGCCGAAGTCGTAGGACCACACCCGGTCCAGGATCTGCGCCTTGCTGAGCACCCGGCGCGGGTTGCGCATCAGGTAGCGCAGCAGCTCGAACTCGGTGGCGGTGAGGTGGACCTCCTGGCCTCCGCGCACCACCTCGTGGCTGTCCTCGTCGAGGCTCAGGTCCCCGACGGTCAGGACCGAGCCGCCCCGGGCCGCCTGGGCGGCGCCGGAGCGGCGGACCAGACCGCGCAGCCGGGCGACGACCTCCTCCAGGCTGAAGGGCTTGGTGACGTAGTCGTCGCCGCCCGCCGTCAGGCCGGCGATCCGGTCCTCGACGGAGTCCTTGGCGGTCAGGAACAGCACCGGGACCTGCGGGATCTCACGGCGCAGCCGGCCGAGGACGGCCAGCCCGTCCATGTCGGGAAGCATGATGTCGAGGACCACGACGTCGGGGCGGAACTCCCGCGCGGCCCGTACCGCGCCGGCTCCGTCGCCGGCGCTGCGGACCTCGCAGCCCTCGTAGCGCAGGGCCATGGACAGCAGCTCGGAGAGCGAGGCCTCGTCGTCGACGACGAGGACCCGGCAGGGGCCGCCGTCGGGCCGTACCAGGGCCGTCGGGGTGCCGGTGGACGTGGACGCGTGGGAGGTGGTCGTCGCAGTCATGACTTCACGTTGGGCGCCGCCTCTGAGAGCGTTCTTGCCCCTTCCTGTGAATCTCCTGAGAAACGCCGCTCAGGAAACGGGGGCCGGCCCGAGCCCGAACAGGCGGGCGCCGTTGTCGTGGCAGACGGCCCGCAGCCAGTCGTCGCCGAGGCCGAGGCGTTCGAGGGCCTGGAGCTGGTGCTCGTAGGGGTAGGGGATGTTCGGGAAGTCGGTGCCCAGCAGGATCCGGTCCCCGAGGTCCGCGAGCCGTCCGAGCTCCGTGGGCGGGAAGCCGTTGAGCCGCTCGGAGAAGTCGGTGAAGACCATCGTGGTGTCGAGGAGGACGCCGGGGTGGCGGTCGGCCAGGTCGAGGAAGTCGACGTACTCGGGCATGCCCATGTGGGCGATGATCAGCCGCAGGCCGGGCGTGCGCTCCAGCAGCCGGCCGACGGGCCCCGGACCGGTGTACTTGGCCGCCACGGGGCCGGAGCCGCAGTGGATCACGGTCGGGATCCCGGCCTCGGCCAGCAGCCCCCACACCGCGTCCAGCCGCTCGTCGTTCGGGTCGTACCCGCCGACCTGGAGGTGCGCCTTGAAGACGCGGGCCCCGCCCTCCACGGCCCGCCGCACGTACGCCGCCGCGTCCTCCTCGGGGAAGAAGGTGGCGGTGTGCAGACAGCCGGGCGTGCGGGCGGCGAAGTCCGCGGCCCAGGAGTTGAGCCAGGCGGCCATCGCGGGCTTGTGCGGGTAGAGCATGGAGGTGAAGGCCCGGACCCCGAACTCCCGCAGCAGCGCGACCCGCTGCTCCTCCTCGTGCCGGTAGGTGATGGGCCACGGGATCCCGGTGAGCGGGCCGAATCCGTCGAAGTAGTCCCAGACCTTGGTCAGGACCCGCTCGGGCATGAAGTGCGTGTGCACGTCGACCAGTCCGGGCAGTCCGAGCCGCTCACGGAAGGCGCGGAGCGTCTCAGCCGTTGCGGGCAAAGCCGTGGCTCCGCTCTACGGTCGCGACGTGCAGGGTGTAGCTCTCGTACCAGTGGGCGCGGCCCTGCTTCATCGCCGCCTGGTGTTCCATGTCCTCCCGCCACACGCCCAGGGACTCGTGGTCGCGGAAGTAGGCGACGGTGATCCCGAGGCCTCCGGGGGTGCGCGCGGACTCGTAGCCGAGGAAGCCGGGGTTGTCGGCGACGAGCTGGTTCATCCGGGCATTGGTCTCGGGGTATCCGCTCTCGTCCGGGGTGCGGACGTTGCTGAATACGGCCATGACATAAGGCGGTTCGAACGCCTGAACGGGCTGGATGCTCATGCCCTCCACCCTCGGCGGACGGCCCCCGGCATGTCCACCGCAAACAGCCCCGGAAGGCCAAAGGGATCCAAGTTTTGACCTTGCCCGGCGGGACGGCCCCGCGTCAGAACAGGCCGTCCTGCGCGGCCGGGGGCACCGCCGGGGGGATGTCCGCGAGCGGCACGTCGGTGACCGCCTCCGGGGGCGCCGCGGCCAGTTCCCAGCCGACCAGCAGCCGGGTGTCCAGCACGAGCCCGTCGACGAAGTGCAGGTCCGGCCCGGCGGCGCCCACGAGCCGGCCCGCGACGGTCCCTCCCGGCACCAGTTCCGTGACCACCCGGGCCGGAGCGGGCAGGCCGTCCGGCCAGAACACTGCGGCGTGGTCGGTGACCTCGCAGCCCACCCGTTCCAGGGAATCGGGCCACCCGGGCAGCGCGGCGGCGCGGGCGTGCAGCTCGGCGACCTCCCGGGCCCGCTCGGGCCCGGCCGGCAGCCCCGCCCGTACGGCGCGCTTGCGGGCGTACGCGATCCGGTCGGGCACCCCGAGGGCGGCGCGCAGCAGTTCCTCGGTCCGGCGCGCGGCCATCAGCGGCCCGCGCCCCAGCCAGGCCCAGGTGACCGCCCCCTGTTCCAGCAGCCGGACCGCCCCGCGCTCCTCGGCGGTGATGCCGACCTTGACCATCCCGGGCCCGAACCAGGCCAGGTACACCCGGTACGTGCGCGGATCGGCGGCGTTGGTGTCGGCGGCCACCGAGAAGGACCGGTCGAGGCGCGCGCACTCGGGGCACTGGGCCGATCCCGTCCGCCCGGGTACGGTCCGGGCCGCCGGGCACGGGGTCCGCTTCCCGGCCCGCCGCACACCCGGGCAGCGCCGCTCTCCCCGCGCCTCGAAGGCCAGGAGCCGCCCGTACCCGAGGGGGCCGGCGCGCTCCCGGCCGGCCGGGTCGCACCAGCCGATGGCGGGGCCGCCGCCGCTCCACCGGATGCCCGTACAGCGCCAGGTCACAGCGGGAGGGAGCGCTCGAAGAAGGTCTCCAGCACCACGGTGGCCTGGGTGCCGCTGACCCCGTCGATGGCGTAGAGGCGGCGCAGGACGTCCTGCAGCTGCCCGGTCGTGGCCGTGCGCACCTTGACCAGGACGGACGCGCTGCCCGCGATGATGTGCGCCTCCTGGATCTCGGCGATGGCCGCGAAGGCCTCACGCGAGTCCCCCATCCAGGCGCGGGAGTCGACCATGACGTAGGCGAGCACCCCGCTTCCGACCGCGGCCGGGTCCACGTCGACGGTCGTGCGCCGGATGACCCCGCGCTCGCGCAGTTTGCGCACCCGCTCGTGGGTGGCGCCGGCCGAAAGCCCGACGGCCGCGCCGAGGGCGGCGTAGGACTGGCCCGCGTCCTCCTGGAGGCGCCGGACGAGTGCCCGGTCGATGTCGTCCACGCGCTGTTCCTCCCCTGGGACCCGCAGCTCTTGCGAAGACGGTACCTGATCCTGCAATCTCACGATCACGCCGAACACAATTCGGCTCACCACTCAACTGGGGGAATCATGTCAGGCATTGCCGACCTCGCCTTGTACGAGATCCTGGATGAACGTTTCCGTACCGGCCGCTGCGCCAACGGCGACATGCGCCTGGAGCGACTCCACGACGACTGCCGCTGGGCCGAGGGCCCGCTCTACCTGCCGGCCTGGCGCCAGCTGGTGTGGAGCGACATCCCCAACGACCGGATGCTGCGCTGGGACGAGGCGACCGGCGCGGTCTCGGTCTTCCGCTCCGCGGCCGGGCACTCCAACGGCAACACCCTCGACCGCGAAGGCCGCCTGATCACCTGTGAGCAGGGCAACCGGCGCGTCACCCGCACCGAGCCCGACGGCCGGATCACCGTCATCGCCGACCGCTACGAAGGCAAGCGGCTCAACAGTCCGAACGACGCGGTGGTCCGCTCCGACGGCTCGGTCTGGTTCTCCGACCCGGACTTCGGCATCACCAACGACTACGAGGGCCGGCGCGCGCCGAGCGAGATCGGCGCCTGCAACCTCTACCGCGCCGACCCGGCCACCGGCGAGGTCCGGCTCGTCGCGGACGGCTTCCTCGGCCCGAACGGCCTGGTCTTCTCCCCCGACGAGAGCGAGCTGTACGCGGCCGACACCCGCGCGGGCCACATCCGCGCCTTCAAGGTCGGCGACGACGGCACCCTCTCCGGGGACCGGGTCTTCACGGCCTGCCCCTCGGTGGACAACATCCGCTTCGACGACGAGGGCCGGCTCTGGGCGGCTGCGATGGAGTCGGGGGTGCACTGCTACGCGGCGGACGGCGACCTGATCGGCCGCCTGCGCGTCCCGGAGCCCGTCTCGAACATCGCCTTCGGCGGCCCGAAGAACAACCGTCTCTTCATCACCGCCACCACCTCGCTCTACTCCCTGGTGATGTCGGTGACGGGCCTGCCCCGCGTCCTGCCCGCCCGGCCGTAGGGGGCGCCCGCGTCCGGCGCCGGGGGCCGCCCGTCACCCGGACGGCCCCCGGCAGCCGCCCGACAGGGCTAGCGGGCCACGAACTGGGTGAGGATCGCCTGGACCTCGTAGATGTTCACGCCCTTGGTGAAGGTCTTCTCGATCGGTGCCGCGCTGCCCGATATCCAGATCTTCAGCTCGGCATCCAGATCGAAGTGCCCGGCCGTCTCCACG
Protein-coding sequences here:
- a CDS encoding DUF2797 domain-containing protein, which gives rise to MTWRCTGIRWSGGGPAIGWCDPAGRERAGPLGYGRLLAFEARGERRCPGVRRAGKRTPCPAARTVPGRTGSAQCPECARLDRSFSVAADTNAADPRTYRVYLAWFGPGMVKVGITAEERGAVRLLEQGAVTWAWLGRGPLMAARRTEELLRAALGVPDRIAYARKRAVRAGLPAGPERAREVAELHARAAALPGWPDSLERVGCEVTDHAAVFWPDGLPAPARVVTELVPGGTVAGRLVGAAGPDLHFVDGLVLDTRLLVGWELAAAPPEAVTDVPLADIPPAVPPAAQDGLF
- a CDS encoding response regulator transcription factor; translated protein: MTATTTSHASTSTGTPTALVRPDGGPCRVLVVDDEASLSELLSMALRYEGCEVRSAGDGAGAVRAAREFRPDVVVLDIMLPDMDGLAVLGRLRREIPQVPVLFLTAKDSVEDRIAGLTAGGDDYVTKPFSLEEVVARLRGLVRRSGAAQAARGGSVLTVGDLSLDEDSHEVVRGGQEVHLTATEFELLRYLMRNPRRVLSKAQILDRVWSYDFGGQANVVELYISYLRRKLEGGTGLPPMIHTRRGAGYLIKPAE
- a CDS encoding antibiotic biosynthesis monooxygenase — its product is MSIQPVQAFEPPYVMAVFSNVRTPDESGYPETNARMNQLVADNPGFLGYESARTPGGLGITVAYFRDHESLGVWREDMEHQAAMKQGRAHWYESYTLHVATVERSHGFARNG
- a CDS encoding Lrp/AsnC family transcriptional regulator codes for the protein MDDIDRALVRRLQEDAGQSYAALGAAVGLSAGATHERVRKLRERGVIRRTTVDVDPAAVGSGVLAYVMVDSRAWMGDSREAFAAIAEIQEAHIIAGSASVLVKVRTATTGQLQDVLRRLYAIDGVSGTQATVVLETFFERSLPL
- a CDS encoding SMP-30/gluconolactonase/LRE family protein, producing MSGIADLALYEILDERFRTGRCANGDMRLERLHDDCRWAEGPLYLPAWRQLVWSDIPNDRMLRWDEATGAVSVFRSAAGHSNGNTLDREGRLITCEQGNRRVTRTEPDGRITVIADRYEGKRLNSPNDAVVRSDGSVWFSDPDFGITNDYEGRRAPSEIGACNLYRADPATGEVRLVADGFLGPNGLVFSPDESELYAADTRAGHIRAFKVGDDGTLSGDRVFTACPSVDNIRFDDEGRLWAAAMESGVHCYAADGDLIGRLRVPEPVSNIAFGGPKNNRLFITATTSLYSLVMSVTGLPRVLPARP
- a CDS encoding amidohydrolase family protein; this translates as MPATAETLRAFRERLGLPGLVDVHTHFMPERVLTKVWDYFDGFGPLTGIPWPITYRHEEEQRVALLREFGVRAFTSMLYPHKPAMAAWLNSWAADFAARTPGCLHTATFFPEEDAAAYVRRAVEGGARVFKAHLQVGGYDPNDERLDAVWGLLAEAGIPTVIHCGSGPVAAKYTGPGPVGRLLERTPGLRLIIAHMGMPEYVDFLDLADRHPGVLLDTTMVFTDFSERLNGFPPTELGRLADLGDRILLGTDFPNIPYPYEHQLQALERLGLGDDWLRAVCHDNGARLFGLGPAPVS